CTCCACCCAGCTTTCACCATTGTCAACTGAACGAAATACCCGACATCCGCGCGCGCCGGCAAAAATATGCCCACGAGCATTCACGGCCAATCCATAAACAGTGATCGCCGGCATACCACGATTGACCAACGTCCAGGTTCGGCCATTGTTGGTCGAGCGGAAGACGCCACCGAACTTGCCTCCGTTCTCAAACTTTTCTGTTCCGGCGAACACATGGCCTCGCGCATTAACCAACAAGCTGTGAACAGTCGGATGTGTCAGACCAACATTGATTGGTATCCACGATGCTCCATTATCGGTAGAGCGACATACGCCACCATCTTTGGTCCCGACAAACAGATGACCTAATGTATTTCTGGCGAATGTATACACAACAGAGCTGGACAGGCCTTGATTTGCTGGTTTCCATGTTTCGCCGCCATCGGTAGAACGAAGAACGCCTTCATAAGTCCCCGCCAACACGACCTTTTTGTCGCTGATGAACAAGGAGAATACCATCGGGTTGGACAGCCCCATCTCAATCGGCGTCCACGTCTTGCCTTCATCGTTTGAGCGCACCACGCCGCCGCCAGTGCCGGCAAACAAATGGCCGGCCGAATGGATGGCCAAGGCGTAGACTTGCGCAACCGTCAAACCGGTATGTACAGACGCCCACAAATTGCCTTCATTGGTTGAGCGCCAGAGGCCTTCATAGCTTCCAGCTAGTAGCGAGCCGGCTGCCGTTGTGGTCAAGCAAAATACACGAGGCGTCGCCATACCTTGGTGTATCGGCGCCCATGTTTTTCCTTGATCGGTCGAGCGAAAGACACCGCTACCAGTGCCGGCATAGATGTGCCCCACCACACTAACGGCCAGCGAGTAGATATATAAATCTGTCAAGCCTGCATTGACTGGCTCCCATTGCTCTCCCGTCTCACTCGAACGCCATACACCCAACTGATGCGTTCCGGCTAATACCCGTCCAGAGGGCGTCACCACCAACGCATAGACAGCTACCTTCGACAACCGGTCATCAACTGATGCCCATGTCCGGCCATTGTCGGTCGAGCGAAACACACCACCGCCAGCGAGCCGCGAAGTAAAATCCTTACACGTCCCAGCAAACAACTCGCCAGCGGCATTGACTTTAATCGAGAAGACAATTTTGTTTGTCAAACCTGTATTGACCGGCTGCCAGCTTAATCCACCATCGGCCGAGCGGAAAATGCCGCTTCCATGCGTCCCGGCAAACAAGTGGCCAGTCGCATTGGCGGCGAGGCTGAACACTGCGACACGTTCTATCCCACCATGAGCTGGCATCCAACTGTCCCCATCGCTTGTCAATCGGTAGACACCATAGCCGTTCGTGCCCACATACAGATGTCCTGAAGGAGCCACTAGAAGCGCATGGACACTGAGCGTCGGTAAACCTGTATTGACCGGCTGCCACGTTATTCCGTCATCGGTTGAACGAATAACTCCGCTAGCATAAGTCCCGGCAAAAACGTGGCCAGCCGAATTGACTGTCAATGCAAAAAACTTTGGCGGCCCTGGCAACGGCCTGACATCCTGCCTAGCCAACCCTGTGGATGAAACATGAGGGCCAGCAGTCAACAGACAGATCATAGTTCCACCGAGCATGATAGAAAGAAACCGCAATGACTTGGTCATCAACGAGCCTCCTCCGAGGATGGATCACAGGCGTCCCGCCTATGATCCATCCTGATCGTTTCTGGGCGTCGCCACCGACGACATGAACAACGCCTCGCTCGAATACACTGGCTCAGTTTACTGAGGCGCTCAACCCAAGGAACCGAGCCCCGTTGCTCAGGATTTTCGTCTTCGACTCCTCCGTCAAATCGCTTCGCTCACGTACCCACCGGACAGCATTGGGAAATTTGCTATCTGTGTGTGGATAATCCGAACCGAACAAAATGAAATCATCACCAATGGCCTGAACAACCGCCGGCAACATGCGTTCGTCAGGCTCAGTCGAGACGAAGCAACTGCCGCTTTGGAAATACTCAATCGGCTCCCGCTTCATTAACGGTACCTCAGCAGCGCGTCGTTCATAATGTTCGTGCATACGATCAAGCCAATATGGCACCCAACTGCATCCGGCTTCCAGGAATGCAAACCGGAGTTTCGGAAACAGTTCGATCACACCACCGCAGATGATGCAAGCCAACGCGATCATCTGCTCGAATGGATGCCCAACCAAGTGCGACATGAAGTGGGTGTCAAACCGCTCCGTGCCAGCCGCATTCAAATACGCGCCATTTCCCCAATGGATGCCGATTGGAATGTTGAGCTTTTGAGCCTCTTCGTAAATCGGATAAAAATCTGGGTGATCGAGATTCTTCCCATTGACGTTTGGCGGCATCGCAATACCAACATGCCCCAGTTCCTGGATGGCCCTCCGCACCTCCTGAACCGACGCTGGAATATCTTGCAATGGTAGCGC
The Blastocatellia bacterium genome window above contains:
- a CDS encoding YCF48-related protein is translated as MTKSLRFLSIMLGGTMICLLTAGPHVSSTGLARQDVRPLPGPPKFFALTVNSAGHVFAGTYASGVIRSTDDGITWQPVNTGLPTLSVHALLVAPSGHLYVGTNGYGVYRLTSDGDSWMPAHGGIERVAVFSLAANATGHLFAGTHGSGIFRSADGGLSWQPVNTGLTNKIVFSIKVNAAGELFAGTCKDFTSRLAGGGVFRSTDNGRTWASVDDRLSKVAVYALVVTPSGRVLAGTHQLGVWRSSETGEQWEPVNAGLTDLYIYSLAVSVVGHIYAGTGSGVFRSTDQGKTWAPIHQGMATPRVFCLTTTAAGSLLAGSYEGLWRSTNEGNLWASVHTGLTVAQVYALAIHSAGHLFAGTGGGVVRSNDEGKTWTPIEMGLSNPMVFSLFISDKKVVLAGTYEGVLRSTDGGETWKPANQGLSSSVVYTFARNTLGHLFVGTKDGGVCRSTDNGASWIPINVGLTHPTVHSLLVNARGHVFAGTEKFENGGKFGGVFRSTNNGRTWTLVNRGMPAITVYGLAVNARGHIFAGARGCRVFRSVDNGESWVELNTGVRNAKIGNIAINAKGHIFLGTDSGVYRSSDNGQTWWPINKGLDNLTVFKLVVSPSGDLFAGTAGGVFHSTDNGDTWSR
- a CDS encoding amidohydrolase family protein, whose amino-acid sequence is MIVDSDTHINEPVEVFEKFLEEPYRSRRPIIVKDTYGLTRIIMEGRLYPEPRLKQAHKKVEGPKMGGVQPGAQDPLARIGDLDLEGIHVQVIFGSMGLGLSALPDKDFAVAMSRACNDYYADFCSVNRQRLKAMAALPLQDIPASVQEVRRAIQELGHVGIAMPPNVNGKNLDHPDFYPIYEEAQKLNIPIGIHWGNGAYLNAAGTERFDTHFMSHLVGHPFEQMIALACIICGGVIELFPKLRFAFLEAGCSWVPYWLDRMHEHYERRAAEVPLMKREPIEYFQSGSCFVSTEPDERMLPAVVQAIGDDFILFGSDYPHTDSKFPNAVRWVRERSDLTEESKTKILSNGARFLGLSASVN